From the genome of Aquila chrysaetos chrysaetos chromosome 8, bAquChr1.4, whole genome shotgun sequence:
GAAAAATGGGTCGATCTAACTCTAGATCACATTCTTCAAGATCAAAGTCCAGATCTCAGTCCAGCTCTAGGTCAAGATCCAGATCACATTCTAGAAAAAAGAGATACAGGTAAATTGATGTCTTACTGCATGAAAAGTTGGTTTAGTATATGAGTTTTTGTCTGGAAATTGTTTTTCACTTGCATGATGGTGTGGCAGAAGTGAGCCTGGGGTCTTACTTCATTTTAGGCTGTAGGTAAATTCTGCTTTGAATGTAATTTCTGTTACTTCAATTGTCTAATACTtggctgttttttctcttttcctgtatcTCAAGATAATTTCAGAATGCTAATGGTTCTTCATGATTTGTGGCTTGTTTGattctcccttcccccttcacataatgttttctttgtccAGTCTCTTTCCCTGTgatttgttctgtatttctcatGCAGCTTTTCAGATCTGGAGTAACTTAAGGCTTCAGCAGATAAGCTTTGCTGTATCTTGTCTTCTCAGTTGCCTCCAGCCTTTGCCTCATCTTTCTTACTAGTGGACATTACCATCTCCCATAAAAGAAATGGCTGAATTGAATGTTTACTGCCTCATCAGCTGCTGTCCACAGGCTGGCATATTAAACTGGGGGTCATGTAACTTCATGTTCGAGGCTGTGAACCATGGTGGTTGAGGAACTGAATGCCATGCTCCAGAATGGTGATAATCTCTAATGGCAGGGCAGGCCACTGAGGCTGGTAATGTTTTAATCATGTGATGCTGAAGTCTAAGTTTCACAGTCCTTAGGAGTGTAGGCATGTTTATTATAATCTTTTGAGACAGAAATAGATAGATTGTAGAAGTTACTTTAAGACTGTTAGTCTGCTTCCTTTACCATTCTGACTGCATTTGAGAAATCTAGCATTTAGTGGCAAggcacttttttgtttgtttttattctccATTTGTCAAATgttaatgtttgctttttaattttagttctAGGTCTCGGTCAAGGACATACTCACGATCTCGCAGCAGGGATCGTGTTTATTCTAGAGATTATCGCAGAGATTACAGAAATAATAGAGGAATGAGACGTCCCTATGGTTACAGAGGAAGAGGTAGAGGGTATTATCAAGGAGGAGGTGGTAGATACCATCGTGGAGGTTATAGGCCTGTCTGGAACCGAAGACACTCCCGAAGCCCTAGGCGTGGCCGGTCACGTTCCAGAAGTCCAAAACGAAGGTCTGTGTCTTCCCAGAGGTCCCGGAGCAGATCTCGTCGATCTTACAGATCTTCCAGGTCCCCGAGGTCCTCTTCATCTCGTTCTTCATCCCCATACAGCAAATCACCTGTCTCTTCCAAAAGACGTGCGTCTCTGGAAAAGCaggcaaagaaaactgaagggGCTCCTTTGCAAGATAGCcccttgaaaaataaatcacaagaTGAACAGAAAGATACATTTGAACATGACCCATCAGAGTCTCTTGACGATTTTAACAAATCATCAGCAGCTTCTGGCGACATTTGGCCTGGCCTTTCAGCGTATGATAACAGTCCAAGGTCACCCCATAGTCCTTCTATTGCCACCCCACCTAGTCAGAGTTCATCTTGCTCTGATGCCCCTTTGCTTAGCACAGCCCACTCAGCAAAGGACACACCTCAACATTCCCATTCCATTCAGCATAGTCCTGAGAGGTCTGGCTCTGGTTCTCTTGGAAATGGTTCTAGCCGTTATAGTCCTTCTCAGAATAGCCCATTGCATCATATCCCTTCGAGGAGAAGCCCTGCAAAGACAATCCCATCACAGAGTGCTCCCCGTGAGGAGGCTCGAGTGCGGTCATTTTATCCTGAGGGTGGTGAACAGGAAACTGCGAAAGGTGGAAAGTTTATGAAAAGGTAAGAATTAAATTACAAACCTAATGTTGCCTCTTAAAATGCTGTCTGTTACAGAGTTTTGACAAGATTATCACTCTGCCTTGGAAAACACAATGTGGAATAAATATTACTAATTTTAGTCTGGTTGGAGTTGAGCTTGAAACATATGCCTTTTCCTCCTAAGATGCTTCAAGTTCTTGGCCGTTGGCTAGTGGAGATAGGGACATGTATTGTTGAGGAAAAATTGGTTTGTGCTTTTCCTTTACAGTGTATTTTCTTATACTCCATTTACtgttaagaaaaatcttaactGGAATAGTGCATCAGACTTGCTTGTTTGATAGGGAATTCtgttcaagtattttaaaattttaatgcttCATGTAGTTTGAAATGCAAGTCTTCTGGAAGTCTAAAAATGCAGATATTGCACAATGATTTCTTTGTTAACACGAACAGCATCGATTGCTAATTGTGTGGTGTAGTATCACAACTCTGATGCCTTGACTTTCATTACTTATGAAAGAGGGTAGGTCTTGGTATTCTTGGAACATAATTCTAGTGATGTGAAGGATGACATATTTAAAGTTCAATGTATATTTTCCAATTAACGTAAAATTCTTCAATGTGCTCTTAAAATGTTTGATATAgtagtaatttttaaaggttGTAAAAATCTGACATTAGACTGTTCCTTCCTAAAATGACTTGTACTTCAGTGGATTTCTTACAAAATGAATTATAGTGGAAAGCTGTGACTATGCTATATAGGCTTGATTGAAGgcttttaaatgaatttgtCCAGTCAGTGATTTATTATGTAAACATACACTGCTTAGAAGATCAAAAATGCAACTTCCCCTGTGGTAGATGTATTGGAGTTGGTGAACGTGTTACAACCTATGTGAAAATAGTGCATAGATAAGGCAGTGGCTGAAATAATTAATTGGTGagtgtgtttctgtgtttagGAGAGCTGCCTTCTAAAGGTTCCCTGCTTGTACACAACATAGTGAATGCATTAAGCCTGTGTCGGATTTTGGAATTCTCTTAGAAATGTGCAGAATCTTGAATATCATTCACTTTTTTCTATGGTACTCCTTTAAATTTTTCACTAAAAGAAGTACAAAAATGAATTGCAGTCTGAATTATCAAATTTCATGTGaatttgatggaaaaaataactgGTGTAAGAGAATGTGAAACTGGGTGCTgattaacaaagaaaacaaaccactagCTTTTTTATAAACTCAAGCAGAGAGTTTCTAGGTGTTCTACAGAAAGGCATTATATTCTTCAGATGCCTCCAGTAGTACATAAATGACAGTGGGTACAGTGTTAATGGTGTGTGAAGTGTTGCATGCTGAAGTTAAATTGCTCAGaggaatgtattttcttctttttggtgTGGGATTGACACAAAAGAGGAATGCAAGTAAACTGGAATGAATGCACTCCAGAGTTACCAGTCTCTTCTTTGCTATCCACAGGTACACAGATGAAGAGTCTAGAGTATACCTGCTTGATAGGGGTAATACCAGGGAGAAGGAGGCCCAGAAGGAGAGAGGATCAGAAAAAGggaggacagagggagaaagggaatgGGAGGAACAGGAAACTTTAGATTTTTTCATTGATAAAGAGACTGGGAAGGAAAAGTTTAATGACTCTGAAGGGGAGGACACAGAGGAGACAGAGGATTACAGACAGTTCAGAAAGTCTGTCCTGGCAGATCAGGGTAAAAATTTTCCTACTGCATCTCACCGGAatgctgaggaggaaggagccaAATACAAATCTAAAATATCAATCAAGGGCAATAGAGAGAGCGATGGATTTAGAGATGAGAAAAGTTATAAGCTTAAAGAGACTGGCTATGTAGTGGAAAGGCCTAGTGCAACAAAAGATAAGCACAAGGAAGAAGACAAGAGTTCTGAGAGACTAATGATGAAGAAAGAAACTCAGTCACCTGAGCAGGTAAAGTCTGAAAAGCTCAAAGAACTCTTTGATTACAGTCCCCCTCTACACAAGAATCTGGATGCGAGAGAAAAATCCACCTTCAGAGAGGAGAGCCCACTTAGAATCAAAATGATAGCCAGTGACTCCCATCGTCCTGAAGTTAAACTCAAAATGGCACCGGTACCTCTTGATGATTCCAATAGGTAAATTATTCCACTTTACAGTGTGGTTCTCCACCTGCCTGCTGTGTCATTCCTCTTTATTTAAACtagtggtttcttttttgtgtgtctctCTTGTTGTTGATGCATTTTAGACCTGCTTCCTTGACTAAAGACAGGCTGCTTGCTAGCACACTTGTCCATTCCGTCAAGAAGGAGCAAGAGTTCCGATCCATCTTTGACCACATTAAGTTGCCACAGGCCAGCAAAAGCACGTCAGAGTCATTTATTCAGCACATTGTGTCGTTGGTTCATCATGTCAAAGGTATGTATTCAGTTTATCGTACTGAATATACGTCTGACAATTTCATTTCAGCCTGTTTGCTGTCTCTAGTACAGGAAGGTTTCAGCCCTCTTTCAATGTTGATTTAGTCagactttcttccttttgaggTACACgtaaaaataattagaaagatAATAGCTACAGAAGCtagtataaaaaaacccaagcagtGTAGAGCATAATAGCAGTTATACTATGTTTCTGGATAAATTTTTGAGCATCAGTAGCATATAAAGTTTGAATTTTTGCAGTGTAGTTTTAAACATACTACATTGGTCAATCTTTTCttacttagttttcttttaatggctCTAACATAGAATTTTATATTAAGTGGTGCAATGTGGGTTGATAGGTGTCTTTTgcactgtaaataaatacaatggCATTCCTTTTGGAGCACCCTAGAGCTCATTTCCAGGTCCTTACTAGAAGGCGTTTTTGTCTCAAAACAataagatttaagaaaaattgtgCTCTAGATGATACTAAAATAAACTgtgatatttcattttattcctaTTTGACAGTATTGCAGTACTGGAGCCAGGAATTTCACTTACAGGAACTTGGCAGTGGCTAAATAAACCTCCATTAAAGGAATTATACAccaattattttctgatttaacaGTAGTAGCTGTTGCTTACtataaacatgcaaaaaaaaccccaaccaaacaagaacaacaaaaaaacccaccaaaaaaccctaccaaaacccaaacccagacCATCAAAGTAGATGTATTTCATTTAGGTCACATATCCTGTCAAagttttctgatggaaaaataGATAATTCCTTAAAATCCAGTGAGGATATCTGGAGAattctttaaatgctttatttccatAGCATTTACTTTATTTCACTGGGCTGTTGTcttgtttttgtgtttgatgTACTGAGATAATATGGAAGAAATTGCtggtgaaaataattttgacgTATCATCATACAAAGGGGGAATGTGGAAATGCTTAATTAGGTGACCAGTTTCAGCATATCTACCTGTAAGCATtgttttttaagatgctttagCTTCTAGAATTGCAAAGATTTGTGTGTTAGAAATACATGCTAAGGTTCTGTTAAAAGTCTCATTTTGTTGGCAAAATTCAGATTACTAAGGCGAAATGATTTCCTGCATTTTGAATTACTTATAAAGGAGGAACTAATAGTCAGCAATAATAGATTATGATAATgtattagatttaaaaaaattcttattggGACAGCTGTATAGAGTATAATGATTTGTTATGAAAGTATCTATTTTATTGATATGTAAAGAGATTTAAGGCTCAGTTCAGTGAGAGCTTCTGTAAGTTTTTGCTTATGTGGTACATATGTAGGCTGTAGGTGAAATAATATTCCTGAAACTCTCACATGTCAATCACAGAATAGactgtttttctgtaaacttTGTATGTTAAACAAATAACTGTTAAATGTAACAGCTTAACAGCCAATCTGGTCAAGTTATTAGAATATGTACAGTTATGGttgtttttgaaagcagaacCTCTCTTTAAGTTTGAAATTTACTGTAGTCTGTAATCCGATTATAGTAACTCTTTTGACAAATTGCAGTTATGTTCATTATTGGTGTGATGCGACCAGTCTGAACAGCTCTTTATTAATGTAGAGCTGAAAATGCCcagtgatgttttctttttcattgtaacTAGGTCCTggaatgtgttttgaaatggcAAAATCCATGTTACAAAAGTAAAATAGCTGTTGAAAGATACAGATGCCAAACAGGCAAAGTTGAACCTTCTGTCTTCCTGGCAAAAATGGCATAAAAACAGAGTTGCTAGCTCAAATTCCTGTGTTTGATGGAATTATGATTGAGGCACTACCCTTGTAGTGGCCGTTTCAAGTTTTAATGGTTGGTTATGAGACAAATACTGGATGCCGGGCGGTAAGTTGATACAGATGTATGTTGACCTGTTAAGCAGATAGCTTGCTTCATATGTAACATTTCATAGCTCATGACTTTATGTATTTCTATATTACATTTAAACACATTTGTTGAGCTGGTTTAAAAACTGAGTTTTGCTGTTGCTAATTTAACTGTctctgaaggaaagagaaaatttgtCAGAGAAGTTGTCAAGTTTGCCAAGATGCCAGATGcttaaatgaatttatttacatatagGTGTGTTAATTGTCTTGGATCGTTTATCATCACAACCTCAAATCAAGAAATTGTACTCCTTTAAGAAATGACTTGTTAGGTCATTCACGTAGTTATTGAAGCATACACTTAAGTGTTTTCACTGAATTAACTCTTACTTTAAGTTAAAGATGAGATTAATAGTAAAATGTACTTATTGCAAGTATTCGTGACTCAAagtaacttcattttctcttacGGGCAAAGTATCAAATAACTGTTAAGAAATTGCTCCCTTCTCTTTCATTAGAGGAAAAGGTCATTGAAATGAGCAAGTCTAATCAGTAAATGATGCCTGAATTAGATGTAATACAGTCATGGCATAGTTATAAGTAGTCTTGCAGTGATGCTGTGCACTGTTACTTTGTTTGGGTTACAGAATGTGTAAAAATAGGGAAAACACCACATTTGCTTGTCCTGATAGATTTATTGAAAATACTATGTTTTTTGCCTGCTACTTGCCTTTCTGTCAGGAGTAAAATACCTGTCAGTTGAATTAAACTAATGAAACAGTGTTTTTTCTATTGTAACCAACAGAGCAATACTTCAAGTCAGCTGGAATGACCCTAAATGAGAGGTTCACTGCATATCAAAAAGCTACTGAAGAACACTGCACCCGGCAAAAGAGCCCAGAAATACATAGGTACATGTTTACTGCATATGTAGATGCTTTGTGTTTCAGATAATGTCTGCTACTATTTCTTTTGAGaaccaaaagtatttttcctaatCTGTATGGAGCAATTTGtcaatttctttgtaaatacaaaacaccaaaaaaacccaccaaaaccccctTCTGTAAAAACTCATCTGAGCCAAGTCTGGCTTCATCTGTGGCGTTGTAGCAGATGTCTTCTCTACCTCTGTATCTCATTTGGGATATATTTACTTTTCTCACATGCAGTGCTCCAATATTGAGGGGCATATGTcttgaagatgaaaagaagcCCTGTACATGCATCTTTATTCTTCAGTATGAAATGTTCCATCTCATACTACTTtagtttttgtgtgtgttaatttacagcagtcttttttttgaaaaatctgagaGCCTGAAAGGTAAGAAGGTAGGCATGCAGATGTAGTTTCTGATCATGTGCTATTTATGATGCAGTGTACTATATTTGTGTTGCATGTGAGGATATATTATCTCCATATTCAGTATCCAACTTTACAAGTTTTCTTAactgttcagtatttttgaCTTACAGCAAACTATCACAGTGTTGATGATTTCTTTGGGGGGTGGATTTTCAGCTGGCTACGTACACTGATCTTCTGAAATAACTAATTTCACATATTTTGTATCTTCAAAGCTGTacttaaaatgtgaaaaacaaaactggctATTTTCTATATTTGTGTTTCTAGCATACTTCACACAAAACAGAAccaagatttttaattttcagtctgCTTCTGTATTCTGGTGGGGCTTTATATGTAAAAAATTTTGTTGTACTGCAAAAATGCcttgtttctcagttttctgttgaaaagaaatgtctgaGGCCATTAACAGTCACATACATGTATGGCAAgacactgcttttattttacatttaggAGGATTGACATCTCTCCAAGTACCCTGAGGAAGCATACCCGTTTAGCAGGTGAAGAGAGAgtctttaaagaagaaagtcaAAAAGTAGGTTCTAAGTAAACATCTTATCTGTATTTCCGAACTTAATTTAATGTGTTTCCCTTTAAATCTGAACTTCAACTTTGTGTTTGTGTAcgaaaataaaaaaaaaaaaaattattgtatcTGGAGTACTTGGatttagaatgtttttttttttctttgagtaaAACATGTTAACAAGAAGCCAGTTTATGTTGCATGATTTTGCTGTATTGTTAACATGGCATATAAGGTCAAGTCTTCTCCcacccttcctttcttcttggaCGTTTCTTGACCAATTTTGCGGCACTAAGCTGCCCAAGGACAAAGAATAGAAAGAatagagggggggggggggggaggtacCGAGGTGGTCAGTGAGTAGTATGGTTGAATTGCAAAGGTGCTTGTGCTCTGTTAAAAACAATTTGCCAGAAGAAATGAGTATGTGAACATCCTCCTAAACCATGTTATTATGGTCTGTCTGTATCAAAAAGTAGATAACCCATTGGCTTGATGGGAATGCTTGtttgaaactgaaattcttagctgttctttttttagatCTAGCCATTGCATGTAAAGGGCATTCACTTAATGTCAGTTTGTGTGCTGAAGAGTGTTGAAAAAATAGGTAAATTCTATcttgcttttttgaaaattgaTGCACAGCTTACCTTTTCATTCAGATTCTCTTctggatattttatttcaaaattttgttcCAAAACATATATTTGTTTACAGGGAGATAAAAAATTAAGGTGCGATTCTGCTGATCTTCGGCATGACATTGACCGACGTAGAAAAGAGCGAAGTAAAGAACGAGGAGACTCAAAGGGTTCCAGGGAATCCAGTGGGTCAAGAAAGCATGAGAAAACTCCAAAAGATTACAAGGATTACAAATCTTACAAAGATGACAGGTAAATATTTGAAGTCCCTATATAGGTTTTTAGCTTCTAATTAGCCTTTTGTAATTGTAAGCTTAATTGCTTTCAATTTTCAATGTATAATGGAACGTTTaaatttaaacaattaaaattatttgttttacagCAAATATGTATTATCTGTCTTTTACACGGCTTATGGTGGATGAGGACAAAAACTTTGGAATAGCAAgctaacactgaaaaaaaaaatgacaaattaatcTGTCCTATTATCCAGGCTACATCAGGAGGTTGGACTTCAATGCAGTACATTTCTATAAACAGTTTGTGTAAGAACTTTGGTTCGTTATGCTTGATTCCGCACTTTTTCAACTCATAACACCCAGAGTATGAGAACTGTACTGATACTTAGGTTTTAACATGGGTGAGaaggggaatttttatttttgtctaaaGCCAGTGggctgtttttaagaaaaaaaattagcatatCTCAGTGGATACTGTGTAGCAGTGGTAAGAGTTACTTCAGGTATGACCTTCCTTTGAATAGAATATTAAAGACTTGTAAATTGGGCCAAATTAGTACCACTATGGGGTTACTAAAAGTCTTGCTGtagcagttttttttccctgctttgtacTGGATATACAATGAATTTTTACTTACGCTTCCTGTTTCCCATTTACTTTCTGACTTTGGTATCCACATTATCTTCCACTGGCTAATTCCATACAGCCATCTGCATAGGGAAGCCCACACGGTATCTTCTCAACAGTGTGCAAACTGATCTATGTAAACTTACTGTAAAACTTTGCCTTGAGAGTTTTCTTCccttaaatttctgtttttctgcctcaGAAGAAAGGCAGATCTTAAAAGTAACAAAATCTCTTCATGGCATCAAAACCTagaaaaatggtatttgcaGTTTGCAGACTGCTGCTTTCCAACTCACTAGCAATAATATACATTTAGTGCATTTAAATGTGTAAGAGGAGGCTGGAAAGTGGAACTATACTTCAGCTTAACATCTGAAATATGTAACATGTATGTGACTTTACCATCAGAAGGGGGAtagtttttcataaaatataaagaGACCCCTTTTAGTATAGCATATTACAGACTATctagtacttttaaaatagcacacagtgtatgtttttatttttcagtaaacaaaAAAGAGATCAAGACCGTGCTCGATCCTCCCCATCTTCCTCCCCATCATCTTCCTCATCCAGTTCTCGAGAAGAAAAGGattgcaagaaagaaagagatgaagagTTCAAAACCCACCATGAACAGAAAGAATACTCTGGTTTTGCAGGAGTCAACAGGCCAAGAGGCACCTTTGTGAGTTGCTCGCTTACTCTTCCCCCAAATTATGAACACTTCACCAATAGTAATAGTATAACAAATAAAATGAGGAAGTGTTGCAGTGATTAATGTTAGGCTAGACTTCTTTCATAGCAGTGATTCTTGAATTCTTTTATGTGATGTACCAAACCtgaaaagttgggtttttttccccagcactgcccaaTAGCAGCTAATTGGTGtgtaaaaatgcattagcaTACTACTAGAGACCCTAGTGGAAGGGTAGGAAAAATGATTTCTTGCTTATTCCTTGCTCTCTTATAATTATGTTGTTTACTAACAGGATCTGAAAATTTACCTTTCTGTAGAGATTAAATCTTGTGATCTGTTGCCTCTCAACtacttgcattttctgtttttccctgtcattttcagtttggttttgccCTCCTTTGTGATGCCTGCAACTTGTTAAATAGAGAATGGCGCATAACTAAAAATATACCTCAACCTTGAAACAACTCTATTGAGGAGAGGAGATGGTatacttgtttttcagtgtttctttggCCTGGACTAGCCACAGTGAGCATGAAAGCTCATTAATTTAGCTCTGGAATATGTTTCAGCATTGTGATTTGGAAAGTGACACATTGACCACTATAGCCTTCAGAAaaattttacagttaaaaattcCATGTTAATGTAATTACTGATACTTAAATGGGAAATATTGAAGCGTTAGGAAAGACTAGGAATCAATAAAGGAGGccttgaaaagagaaggaacacttcaaacaaacaaacaactctcccccccccccccccccccccccaaccaaaccacaacaaaaaaaacccaaacaaaacaacaaaaaaagcaagttctGTGTTTCGGTGGGGAAAAACTGTCAAATAGACTTACATAATGGGTAGGAGTAATTTCATACTTCCACAATAATTCCTTCATGTAGCCTGTAATTAAGACTAAATAACACTAAAAGGCATTGTTTGGTATAAATGCATGTTAAATTGTTTTGTAGTAGTGTAAAAAGTTTGGAACTAGACACAAGGGTGCCTGAAATGTATGTAGGGTGTGCAATACTCAAGTTAACGTTTGAATCTTCCAGCTCAAAAACTGTCCCTACTTAGAAAATTCAAAGTTCAAAACTTCTAACACTAAAAATGCATCATTTCCTcctttgttgttattttttttttaatgtaattatgCTAAGGAACACTCATGTGGCATAAATGTATAAATCCTTGGATGGTGTAGGCATCAAATATGACAATATCAGCACAATTTCTAGCTGTATAAGGTAGTGGCACTGAGTTAAACAAAAGTAGAGCTTAAAACACCCTCTCATCTCAAAGAGAATCAGTTGAAGAAAACTCATAATTGATGGAAGCCTTACTGCTTTATAAAACCAGATTGTACATATCATGAAAGAGGTGCTACTTTAGATGAGATTTAAGTAGATGTGAATTGGAAATGTAATAGACGTCTACTAATTTAACTATTGGTGACTGTGCAATAATAACTGGTTAACGTTCCCTAATGACATACACAGTCACACACAGGCTTACTGAACAAACTGTGTCTGAACAGGAGAATTTAGATAGACCGACCTGTTGACTCAAATCATCTCTTCAGGGATACAGCTTGCATAGTATTGAAATATACAGGCTGGCTAGTGTAGGAACATCTGTGTAATTCAGGCTAATAGTGGCTGCATTCCAGTAAATACTGCTCTGCTTTTGgagtaaataaaatgttttggttgTGAATCCTCCTCAAAGCAGGAATAGGGGATAGGATAAGGGAGACTTTAATGAAATTGACAGCTTGGCTTACATGTTAAATCAACAATGATTCTTCACTAACACTTGCTGATAGACTATAATGCTTAGTTCTAGGCTTCTTGTACATAAACATCATGAATAGTTTTGAAGTAGGAGCACAGAAATAAGGATAAATAGAATGTTTTAATGACACTGTCATTAGCATCCAGCTCCTAAAGAATTCTGTGTGTAACAGTTctgtttaaaagcagttttctctttctgtaggtGTACTCTTGTCTTTTTTGTGATGGTCTTTGCAGTAACCAAGCCCATAAAGATAATACCATAGTGGATTTcatctgctgtatttctttgcCTGAAAGATGATCTGGTGGTGGGGTAGTGTTAATACAGTGCCGAGGAAAGCTCGAgatctttttcttaaagggaATCTGATCATAGGACCTAATATCAGGAAATGCTgatccctcttctttttttaatcctgtcaTAATTTTGTCTCTACATCCTTTTGGCCCCCTCACTGTGATACTGCTTTTTGTGCCCTAAATTTGTAAAGGTTTCAAAGCTATTGGAAATAAAGCATGTAGTATTTCCTCTCTTGTGCAGTTTTTTTCAGGTGATAGTCTGTCACTTCCCAAGTGATTctctaagcatttttttttttcatttgcctaCAGTGTATTGGACAGGCCTTATGAGCCTTTTACAGActgtttttcagtatgtttgatTTCAGAGTAGTTTTAAAACTGTCCAGCATAAATTCTGCATTAGCAGTGTTAGAGCTTTGTGGAACTAAGTGTGCATAATACTCCTCTTTGAAGTTAGTTAATTATATCTTTTTTTGGTCTATGTTTATGgaacatacttatttttaacaaagggaattaattttcagtcaCGTTTTTGTACAGATACTCTGAAGACccagttctgtatttttaactaGGCTGTTTATGGAAATGGTGTTCTGTAGTAACTGCAGGTTTTAGCAGTCTATCTTCCCAACCTaacctttcttctctgcttgaaTGGAGGGTATAAACTCCTGTTTAATGTTTCCTACAAGCTAAAAATTTAGATGCTGAGGGAACTGTATGTA
Proteins encoded in this window:
- the BCLAF1 gene encoding bcl-2-associated transcription factor 1 isoform X3, which codes for MGRSNSRSHSSRSKSRSQSSSRSRSRSHSRKKRYSSRSRSRTYSRSRSRDRVYSRDYRRDYRNNRGMRRPYGYRGRGRGYYQGGGGRYHRGGYRPVWNRRHSRSPRRGRSRSRSPKRRSVSSQRSRSRSRRSYRSSRSPRSSSSRSSSPYSKSPVSSKRRASLEKQAKKTEGAPLQDSPLKNKSQDEQKDTFEHDPSESLDDFNKSSAASGDIWPGLSAYDNSPRSPHSPSIATPPSQSSSCSDAPLLSTAHSAKDTPQHSHSIQHSPERSGSGSLGNGSSRYSPSQNSPLHHIPSRRSPAKTIPSQSAPREEARVRSFYPEGGEQETAKGGKFMKRYTDEESRVYLLDRGNTREKEAQKERGSEKGRTEGEREWEEQETLDFFIDKETGKEKFNDSEGEDTEETEDYRQFRKSVLADQGKNFPTASHRNAEEEGAKYKSKISIKGNRESDGFRDEKSYKLKETGYVVERPSATKDKHKEEDKSSERLMMKKETQSPEQVKSEKLKELFDYSPPLHKNLDAREKSTFREESPLRIKMIASDSHRPEVKLKMAPVPLDDSNRPASLTKDRLLASTLVHSVKKEQEFRSIFDHIKLPQASKSTSESFIQHIVSLVHHVKEQYFKSAGMTLNERFTAYQKATEEHCTRQKSPEIHRRIDISPSTLRKHTRLAGEERVFKEESQKGDKKLRCDSADLRHDIDRRRKERSKERGDSKGSRESSGSRKHEKTPKDYKDYKSYKDDSKYVLSVFYTAYGG
- the BCLAF1 gene encoding bcl-2-associated transcription factor 1 isoform X4, with the translated sequence MGRSNSRSHSSRSKSRSQSSSRSRSRSHSRKKRYSSRSRSRTYSRSRSRDRVYSRDYRRDYRNNRGMRRPYGYRGRGRGYYQGGGGRYHRGGYRPVWNRRHSRSPRRGRSRSRSPKRRSVSSQRSRSRSRRSYRSSRSPRSSSSRSSSPYSKSPVSSKRRASLEKQAKKTEGAPLQDSPLKNKSQDEQKDTFEHDPSESLDDFNKSSAASGDIWPGLSAYDNSPRSPHSPSIATPPSQSSSCSDAPLLSTAHSAKDTPQHSHSIQHSPERSGSGSLGNGSSRYSPSQNSPLHHIPSRRSPAKTIPSQSAPREEARVRSFYPEGGEQETAKGGKFMKSPPLHKNLDAREKSTFREESPLRIKMIASDSHRPEVKLKMAPVPLDDSNRPASLTKDRLLASTLVHSVKKEQEFRSIFDHIKLPQASKSTSESFIQHIVSLVHHVKEQYFKSAGMTLNERFTAYQKATEEHCTRQKSPEIHRRIDISPSTLRKHTRLAGEERVFKEESQKGDKKLRCDSADLRHDIDRRRKERSKERGDSKGSRESSGSRKHEKTPKDYKDYKSYKDDSKQKRDQDRARSSPSSSPSSSSSSSREEKDCKKERDEEFKTHHEQKEYSGFAGVNRPRGTFFRIRGRGRARGVFAGTNTGPSNSNTTFQKRPKEEEWDPEYTPKSKKYFLHDDRDDGVDYWAKRGRGRGTFQRGRGRFNFKKSGSSPKWTHDKYQGDGIVEDEEETIENNEDKDRRKEEKE